In Pirellulales bacterium, a single window of DNA contains:
- a CDS encoding hemolysin family protein, whose amino-acid sequence MLGTLIIILLLIIANGFFVAAEIAIIAARKGRLEQLAEEGSRAAKLALGLAGEPNRYLPTVQLGITLVNTFVAVFGGEELVNPLAEIVAKIPLDFIAHHAHSISLVIIVVGLTFLSLLLGELVPKQLALRQAELLARAVAPALHWLSIVGRPFVWLMGRASEAVLFVLRVGQPTVDEPTVSLVDIEHMIETGTAEGVLESVEQRVALEALRLGERTVRDVMRPRIDLDALDVNTPAEEVIGAVAMAGFSRLPVYEGDLDHVIGFVHIKDLFRQLHLGWSIELRKLLKPALFVPESMPLDRLLELFQEQHNQLAVVLDEYGGTEGMVTLEDVIEKLVGEIREGHRYDQQQMFVERGGGTWLVDGTFGIADLIERLELRADNADEPRSYSTVSGLIMHSLGRIPSIGDTTQWHGLNFEVVDMDGQRIDRVLISRHVAEMTND is encoded by the coding sequence GTGCTCGGCACGCTGATCATCATCCTGCTGCTGATTATCGCCAACGGCTTTTTCGTAGCGGCGGAAATTGCCATCATCGCCGCGCGCAAGGGGCGTTTGGAACAACTGGCCGAAGAAGGCAGCCGCGCCGCGAAATTGGCCCTCGGATTAGCGGGCGAACCCAACCGTTATTTGCCCACCGTGCAGTTAGGCATCACGTTGGTGAATACGTTCGTGGCCGTGTTCGGCGGCGAAGAGTTGGTAAACCCGCTGGCGGAAATCGTCGCCAAAATCCCGCTCGATTTTATCGCCCACCATGCGCATTCCATTTCGCTGGTCATCATTGTCGTGGGCCTGACATTTCTGTCGCTCCTGTTGGGCGAATTGGTTCCCAAACAGTTGGCGCTACGGCAGGCCGAATTATTGGCCCGCGCAGTGGCCCCGGCGCTGCATTGGCTGTCGATCGTGGGCCGCCCGTTCGTCTGGCTGATGGGCCGCGCCAGCGAGGCCGTGTTGTTTGTTTTGCGAGTGGGCCAACCGACGGTCGACGAGCCCACTGTGTCGCTGGTCGACATTGAGCACATGATCGAAACCGGCACGGCCGAGGGCGTGCTGGAATCGGTGGAGCAGCGCGTGGCTTTGGAAGCGCTGCGCCTGGGGGAGCGCACGGTCCGCGACGTGATGCGGCCCCGCATTGATTTGGACGCGCTAGATGTCAACACACCGGCCGAGGAAGTGATTGGCGCCGTGGCCATGGCCGGCTTTTCGCGCCTGCCGGTCTACGAGGGGGATTTAGATCACGTGATTGGTTTCGTCCATATCAAAGATTTATTCCGTCAACTGCACCTCGGCTGGTCCATCGAGCTGCGAAAACTGCTCAAGCCGGCCCTGTTTGTGCCCGAATCGATGCCGCTGGACCGCCTCCTGGAATTATTTCAGGAGCAGCACAACCAATTGGCCGTGGTGCTGGACGAATACGGCGGCACGGAGGGGATGGTGACGCTGGAAGATGTCATCGAAAAATTAGTCGGCGAAATTCGCGAGGGGCATCGTTATGACCAGCAGCAAATGTTCGTGGAACGCGGCGGCGGCACGTGGCTGGTTGACGGCACCTTCGGCATCGCCGATCTGATCGAGCGCCTCGAACTGCGCGCCGACAACGCCGACGAGCCGCGCAGCTACAGCACCGTTTCCGGGCTGATTATGCATTCGCTGGGGCGCATTCCTTCCATCGGCGATACCACGCAATGGCACGGGCTGAATTTCGAAGTGGTCGACATGGACGGGCAGCGCATCGACCGCGTGCTCATTAGCCGCCACGTAGCAGAAATGACGAATGACTAA
- the proB gene encoding glutamate 5-kinase, producing the protein MTDLVRQEIAAAATTWIVKVGTRVLTTEDGLLDQNRVAALAEELHFLMQAGRKVCLVSSGAVGAGLGRLGMKKRPADLSRLQAVAAVGQTALVEAYDRSLKAHGRHAAQILLTADDLDHRARYLNIRNTILTLLELGAVPIINENDSVSTDELQTTFGDNDRLAAMVTNLIRAPLLVLLSDVEGLFDGDPANPNSKVISTVTKLDDSILSLVRDKTTGLSKGGMASKLEAARLATTAGENVIIASGKQPGNLRRILAGEPVGTLLVAQGHAVASWKRWIGYTAQPRGTLTVDDGARQALEHQGKSLLAIGVIGVEGAFRKGDVVAIRDPAGTEFARGLTNYSVDDVLRIQRLKTDQIAAALGHCPYDEIIHRDNLAVTTNAESRKQKAD; encoded by the coding sequence ATGACCGATCTCGTTCGACAAGAAATTGCCGCCGCGGCCACCACTTGGATTGTGAAGGTCGGCACGCGGGTGCTGACGACCGAGGACGGTTTGCTGGATCAAAACCGTGTGGCGGCCTTGGCGGAAGAACTTCACTTTCTTATGCAAGCGGGGCGGAAGGTATGCCTGGTCAGCTCCGGCGCGGTCGGCGCCGGGTTGGGACGCCTGGGCATGAAAAAACGTCCTGCCGATTTATCGCGGCTGCAGGCGGTGGCCGCCGTGGGACAAACCGCGCTGGTCGAAGCCTATGACCGCTCGTTGAAAGCGCACGGCCGCCATGCCGCACAAATTTTGCTCACGGCCGACGATTTGGATCACCGCGCCCGTTACCTCAACATTCGCAATACCATCCTCACGCTGCTGGAGTTGGGCGCCGTGCCCATCATCAACGAAAACGACTCGGTCAGCACCGACGAGCTGCAAACCACTTTCGGCGATAACGACCGGCTGGCCGCCATGGTCACCAATTTAATCCGCGCGCCGCTGTTGGTCCTGCTCTCCGACGTGGAAGGCCTGTTCGACGGCGATCCGGCGAATCCCAATTCCAAGGTAATTTCTACCGTGACCAAATTGGATGACAGCATCCTCTCGCTGGTGCGAGATAAAACCACGGGCCTGAGCAAAGGCGGCATGGCAAGTAAGCTGGAAGCGGCTCGATTGGCCACGACCGCCGGCGAAAATGTCATTATCGCCAGCGGCAAGCAACCCGGCAATTTACGCCGTATTCTGGCGGGCGAACCCGTCGGCACGCTGTTGGTTGCACAGGGGCATGCCGTCGCTTCCTGGAAACGCTGGATCGGCTACACCGCCCAGCCGCGGGGCACACTAACGGTCGACGACGGCGCACGCCAGGCCCTGGAACACCAAGGAAAAAGTTTGTTGGCCATCGGCGTGATCGGCGTGGAAGGCGCTTTCCGCAAGGGCGATGTCGTCGCCATCCGCGATCCGGCCGGCACAGAGTTTGCCCGCGGTTTAACTAACTATTCCGTCGACGACGTCCTGCGAATTCAACGCTTGAAAACCGATCAAATTGCCGCCGCCCTGGGGCACTGTCCTTACGACGAAATCATTCACCGCGATAACCTGGCGGTGACCACGAACGCAGAAAGCAGAAAGCAGAAGGCAGACTGA